In one Sesamum indicum cultivar Zhongzhi No. 13 linkage group LG12, S_indicum_v1.0, whole genome shotgun sequence genomic region, the following are encoded:
- the LOC105175315 gene encoding non-specific lipid-transfer protein A-like has protein sequence MSVKVVYCSVCVMALLVSALAESHANEVSCPQAVALLTPCLAYLTGQASHVTVPCCQGANTLKDMVKTKSDIKSTCECLKKAAAAAHVITDRAKALPGLCHIQTPLPIDPNVDCSSLLQDLLRV, from the exons ATGTCTGTAAAGGTGGTTTATTGCTCGGTATGTGTCATGGCTTTGCTTGTTTCGGCACTGGCGGAAAGCCATGCAAATGAAGTCTCCTGCCCGCAAGCCGTGGCACTGCTGACTCCTTGCTTAGCTTATCTGACGGGCCAAGCGAGTCATGTGACGGTCCCGTGTTGCCAGGGCGCTAATACTCTGAAAGATATGGTTAAGACTAAGTCCGACATCAAAAGCACGTGCGAGTGCCTCAAGAAGGCTGCGGCCGCCGCGCATGTTATTACCGACAGAGCTAAGGCGCTTCCCGGGTTATGCCATATCCAGACCCCCCTGCCCATTGATCCTAATGTGGACTGTAGCAG TCTTTTGCAGGATCTGCTTCGTGTCTGA
- the LOC105175316 gene encoding extensin-2-like has protein sequence MGYSSWKCLAVVVLALISFSPPVPAEAISCTQVLQFLMPCQSFLLGVGEISSPCCVGAQSLARATVSSTDRKTVCQCLKQVALTVRVNLDNAKKLPQLCNIDVPVPVQLNVNCDAIPMNDVSFRLNQYKNLESKAFRPTEGGHNPCVGYCCPPPAPPPHHRASMNPEDHSLGMGHENHPGPLPHPTAFLNKEDHSPGMGHDHPPPALPHCTASVNAEDHSPGMGHDHPPPALPHRSDSLNAEDHSPGMGHDHPPPALAHRSGSLNAEDHSPGMGHDHPPPALPHRSASLNAEAHSPGMGHDHPPPALAHRSGSLNAEAHSPGMGHDHPPPALPHRSGSLNAEDHSPGMGHDHPPPALAHHSGSLNAEDHSPGMGHDHPPPALPHRSASLNAEAHSPGMGHDHPPPAIPHRSTSMNTEDHSARIGRIIPPPLSPPKD, from the exons ATGGGTTATAGTAGTTGGAAGTGTTTGGCGGTGGTGGTTCTGGCCCTGATATCCTTCAGTCCCCCGGTCCCGGCAGAAGCCATTTCATGTACACAAGTATTGCAATTTCTGATGCCGTGTCAGTCCTTTCTGCTGGGAGTGGGGGAAATTAGCTCCCCTTGTTGCGTCGGCGCTCAATCATTGGCTCGAGCCACTGTTTCATCGACAGACCGAAAAACAGTTTGTCAGTGCCTCAAGCAAGTTGCATTGACGGTTAGAGTTAATCTAGACAATGCAAAGAAGCTTCCCCAGCTTTGCAATATTGATGTCCCCGTTCCCGTGCAACTCAACGTCAACTGTGACGC GATTCCGATGAATGATGTCAGTTTCAGGTTGAACCAGTATAAGAATTTGGAGAGTAAGGCTTTTCGGCCGACAGAAGGAGGTCATAACCCATGTGTGGGTTACTGTTGTCCTCCTCCTGCACCTCCTCCTCATCACAGAGCTTCCATGAACCCAGAAGATCATAGCCTAGGTATGGGCCACGAGAATCATCCTGGACCTCTTCCTCATCCAACAGCTTTCCTGAACAAAGAAGATCATAGCCCAGGTATGGGCCACGATCATCCTCCTCCAGCTCTTCCTCACTGCACAGCTTCCGTGAACGCTGAAGATCATAGCCCAGGCATGGGTCATGATCATCCTCCTCCAGCTCTTCCTCATCGCTCAGATTCTCTAAACGCCGAAGATCATAGCCCAGGAATGGGCCACGATCATCCTCCTCCAGCTCTTGCTCATCGCTCAGGTTCTCTAAACGCCGAAGATCATAGCCCAGGCATGGGCCACGATCATCCTCCTCCAGCTCTTCCTCATCGCTCAGCTTCTCTAAACGCCGAAGCTCATAGCCCAGGCATGGGCCACGATCATCCTCCCCCAGCTCTTGCTCATCGCTCAGGTTCTCTAAACGCCGAAGCTCATAGCCCAGGCATGGGCCACGATCATCCTCCTCCAGCTCTTCCTCATCGCTCAGGTTCTCTAAACGCCGAAGATCATAGCCCAGGAATGGGCCACGATCATCCTCCTCCAGCTCTTGCTCATCACTCAGGTTCTCTAAACGCTGAAGATCATAGCCCAGGCATGGGCCACGATCATCCTCCTCCAGCTCTTCCTCATCGCTCGGCTTCTCTAAACGCCGAAGCTCATAGCCCGGGCATGGGCCACGATCATCCTCCTCCAGCTATTCCTCATCGCTCAACTTCCATGAACACAGAAGATCATAGCGCAAGGATAGGCCGCATTATTCCTCCTCCTCTAAGTCCTCCAAAGGACTAA
- the LOC105175317 gene encoding uncharacterized protein LOC105175317, with the protein MYNSTRLPNKVFLISSFIFEELEKDAGGPCLGYDLQSLENLRDAEELEEDGGGPCLGYDPQRLENLRDAEELEEDGGGPCLGYDLQSLENLRDAEELEEDGGGPCLGYDSQRLENLRDAEELEEDDGGPCLGYDLQSLENLRDAEELEEDGGGLCLGYDPQRLENLRDAEELEEDGGGPCLGYDPQRLENLRDAEELEEDDGGPCLGYDLQRLENLRDAEELEEDGGGPCLGYDSQRLENLRDAEELEEDDGGPCLGYDLQRLENLRDAEELEEDDGGPCLGYDLQSLENLRDAEELEEDGGGLCLGYDPQRLENLRDAEELEEDDGGPCLGYDLQRLENLRDAEELEEDGGGPCLGYDPQSLENLRDAKELEEDDGGPFLGYDLQSLENLRDEEELAEDDRGPSLGYDFLCPGKLLAEEEVQGDSGGPCLGYIGST; encoded by the exons ATGTATAACAGTACTAGGCTACCAAATAAAGTTTTCCTTATCAGTTCTTTCATCTTTGAAGAGCTGGAGAAGGATGCTGGTGGCCCATGCCTGGGCTATGATCTTCAAAGTTTAGAGAACCTGAGAGATGCGGAGGAGCTGGAGGAGGATGGTGGTGGCCCATGCCTGGGCTATGATCCTCAACGTTTAGAGAACCTGAGAGATGCGGAAGAGCTAGAGGAGGATGGTGGTGGCCCATGCCTGGGCTATGATCTTCAAAGTTTAGAGAACCTGAGAGATGCGGAAGAGCTGGAGGAGGATGGTGGTGGCCCATGCTTGGGCTATGATTCTCAACGTTTAGAGAACCTAAGAGATGCGGAAGAGCTGGAGGAGGATGATGGTGGCCCATGCCTGGGCTATGATCTTCAAAGTTTAGAGAACCTGAGAGATGCGGAAGAGCTGGAGGAGGATGGTGGTGGCCTATGCCTGGGCTATGATCCTCAACGTTTAGAGAACCTGAGAGATGCGGAAGAGCTGGAGGAGGATGGTGGTGGCCCATGCCTGGGCTATGATCCTCAACGTTTAGAGAACCTGAGAGATGCGGAAGAGCTGGAGGAGGATG ATGGTGGCCCATGCCTGGGCTATGATCTTCAACGTTTAGAGAACCTGAGAGATGCGGAAGAGCTGGAGGAGGATGGTGGTGGCCCATGCCTGGGCTATGATTCTCAACGTTTAGAGAACCTAAGAGATGCGGAAGAGCTGGAGGAGGATGATGGTGGCCCATGCCTGGGCTATGATCTTCAACGTTTAGAGAACCTGAGAGATGCGGAAGAGCTGGAGGAGGATGATGGTGGCCCATGCCTGGGCTATGATCTTCAAAGTTTAGAGAACCTGAGAGATGCGGAAGAGCTGGAGGAGGATGGTGGTGGCCTATGCCTGGGCTATGATCCTCAACGTTTAGAGAACCTGAGAGATGCGGAAGAGCTGGAGGAGGATGATGGTGGCCCATGCCTGGGCTATGATCTTCAACGTTTAGAGAACCTGAGAGATGCAGAAGAGCTGGAGGAGGATGGTGGTGGCCCATGCCTGGGCTATGATCCTCAAAGTTTAGAGAACCTGAGAGATGCGAAAGAGCTGGAGGAGGATGATGGTGGCCCATTCCTGGGCTATGATCTTCAAAGTTTAGAGAACCTGAGAGATGAGGAAGAGCTGGCGGAGGATGATCGTGGCCCATCCCTGGGCTATGATTTTCTGTGTCCCGGAAAACTGTTGGCTGAGGAAGAGGTCCAGGGTGATTCTGGTGGCCCATGCCTAGGCTATATCGGCTCAACCTGA
- the LOC105175319 gene encoding RPM1-interacting protein 4-like isoform X2 produces the protein MARSHVPKFGNWDGDNVPYTAYFENARRDKAGGTMINPNDPEQNPDAFNIGGASGGSSNVTHAVPASGRINPDKQMAREKYGHQRHIYDQHKSTSSKTVASESSSDKSPSDSSVTPVLRPSHRRKKSDRSKYTSYSHVPPSPGLNQSDDFSTRAVSVPRFGQWDENDPRSAEGFTVIFNRVKEEKQIAAAKFPPVPLQNFNNHQASQEKDTKSKKCCGLF, from the exons ATGGCT CGATCACACGTTCCTAAGTTCGGGAATTGGGACGGCGATAATGTACCCTACACAGCCTACTTCGAGAACGCACGTAGAGACAAAGCAGGCGGCACGATGATAAACCCGAACGATCCAGAGCAGAATCCTGACGCCTTCAATATTGGAGGAGCAAGTGGGGGAAGCAGCAACGTTACTCATGCCGTTCCGGCTTCTGGGCGCATCAATCCTGATAAGCAGATGGCACGAGAAAAATATGGTCATCAGAGGCACATTTACGATCAGCATAAGAGTACTAGTAGCAAGACCGTTGCATCCGAATCAAGCAGTGATAAAAGCCCATCTGATAGTTCAGTTACTCCAGTCCTTAGGCCAAGCCACAGGAGGAAAAAGTCTGACCGGAGTAAATATACAAGTTATAGTCACGTCCCGCCTTCACCAGGCCTCAATCAATCTGATGATTTT TCCACTAGAGCTGTGTCTGTGCCAAGATTTGGACAATGGGATGAAAATGATCCAAGATCAGCAGAAGGATTTACTGTCATTTTCAACAGAGTTAAGGAGGAAAAACAAATTGCAGCAGCTAAGTTCCCTCCTGTGCCACTACAGAATTTCAACAACCACCAGGCTAGCCAGGAAAAGGATACCAAATCAAAG AAATGTTGCGGCCTCTTTTGA
- the LOC105175319 gene encoding RPM1-interacting protein 4-like isoform X1, whose amino-acid sequence MAQRSHVPKFGNWDGDNVPYTAYFENARRDKAGGTMINPNDPEQNPDAFNIGGASGGSSNVTHAVPASGRINPDKQMAREKYGHQRHIYDQHKSTSSKTVASESSSDKSPSDSSVTPVLRPSHRRKKSDRSKYTSYSHVPPSPGLNQSDDFSTRAVSVPRFGQWDENDPRSAEGFTVIFNRVKEEKQIAAAKFPPVPLQNFNNHQASQEKDTKSKKCCGLF is encoded by the exons ATGGCT CAGCGATCACACGTTCCTAAGTTCGGGAATTGGGACGGCGATAATGTACCCTACACAGCCTACTTCGAGAACGCACGTAGAGACAAAGCAGGCGGCACGATGATAAACCCGAACGATCCAGAGCAGAATCCTGACGCCTTCAATATTGGAGGAGCAAGTGGGGGAAGCAGCAACGTTACTCATGCCGTTCCGGCTTCTGGGCGCATCAATCCTGATAAGCAGATGGCACGAGAAAAATATGGTCATCAGAGGCACATTTACGATCAGCATAAGAGTACTAGTAGCAAGACCGTTGCATCCGAATCAAGCAGTGATAAAAGCCCATCTGATAGTTCAGTTACTCCAGTCCTTAGGCCAAGCCACAGGAGGAAAAAGTCTGACCGGAGTAAATATACAAGTTATAGTCACGTCCCGCCTTCACCAGGCCTCAATCAATCTGATGATTTT TCCACTAGAGCTGTGTCTGTGCCAAGATTTGGACAATGGGATGAAAATGATCCAAGATCAGCAGAAGGATTTACTGTCATTTTCAACAGAGTTAAGGAGGAAAAACAAATTGCAGCAGCTAAGTTCCCTCCTGTGCCACTACAGAATTTCAACAACCACCAGGCTAGCCAGGAAAAGGATACCAAATCAAAG AAATGTTGCGGCCTCTTTTGA